The Nitrobacter hamburgensis X14 genome contains the following window.
CGACAGCGCAACCTCACTGTCGCGGCCAACAACCGACAAAAGCGCCTTGCTATCATACTTCGGCAGCACCACGCCGGCGGGCGAAGTCTGGATCAGCGTATCGCCCGGCGTCAGCAGCGATAGCGCCTTGGTGTCGGTATTGTCCGCCGCGAACCGAATGCCTTCCTCGACGTTGGCGACGTAGTTGATGTGATCGGTGTCGCTGTCCGTGAGGTCAAGGAAGTAATCGGTCTTCGAGTAGGAATAGCCTTCCGCCATGCCGGTCTTCTCATTGAGCCGCGCAAGCTGCTCCATGACGTAGCCGAACATATTGCGGTCCAGCTTCTGGCTGCCGGACGCGAGCAACTTCGATACATCCGTCTTCAAGCCCTCGATCGCCGGCTCTGCCGTCTTGCGCCACTCCTCAACCAGCACCAGACGGCCGTCGACAACCCGCAGCGAATTGATGCGGTTGGTGATCGATTGCTCAACCAGCACGACTTCGGTCGAGGACAGCGTCACCCAGGCGACAACGGTGTTGGCGAGATCGACAACCGGCTTGACCGGCGACGGCGCCTGATCGCCGATCTGGATGTTCACCGAGGCGTGGCGCCACGTAATCGTTGCGGTGCCCTGTGGGTCCATCACCGGCGGATAAACTGAACCATCGACAACGAAGTCGCGCGGCTGCGTCGAATCATCAACGGTCTGTGCCTGCAACAGTACGGCAATGATGCGGCGGTTGCCACTGGTCGGCATATGTGGCAGCAGATCCAGCACAGCCGCGCCGGTATCGTCACCGAACAGCTTGCCGTCCTTGTAGAGTAGCCATGGGCTTGCGGCCGTCACCTGCGTCGTTCCGGTCTTCGTCACATCGGCGCCGAAGTAGCAGGAAGAGACGCCGCCATTGATCGCGCTTGCGATCAGCGCATCTTGCGCCGCGCGCGGCAGCTTCGCCAGATTGTCGAAGTCACCCAGCGTAACCGTTTGGTTATCCGAAATGCGCGCGATCTTGGTCATAGTGTGCTCCGGTTAATTGGAACCATGCCGCCCCATTCGACGGGATGATCGAAAGAGAGATCGGCCACGGTACGGGGCCGGTAAGTTGCGGTCGTGAATTTCACGGTGTCGCGCACCGACCGCGAACGGTAGATCGCAGCGCCGACGCGATCGATGCGATCAGATGCCCGGCCCGCCGTCATATGGCCGACGCCCCACATTCCAGCGACCGCCGGCCTCCCGGTGGCGCGAAACCGCGCATTGATGCGCAACAGCGCATTGAACGGCAGAAGTAATGGCATCATGCGGCCGACGATCGGGCCGATCGCGCGGTGAGTGTCGCTACCCGCGCGCGCCTCGTCCATCAATCGCCAACTGTCGTAGATGAAACGCGACGCCTGCGAGGAATAAGCCACCATCCTGCCAACCGCGGCGCGATATCGGACGGCAACCGTCGCTTCCCGCATGCGCGCCGGATGCCGCTGATAGATCCGCTGGGGCGCCATATCGAGCGGCGCGACGCCTTCGAAGCCGGCAGGAATTACAGCGCCGCCAATGTTACCTGCGGCATTGATCACGATCAGCCGGCCACGGCCTTTCGCGGTCGCCGCCATCAAGCCGACTGCCGCGCGCCCGACCGAAGCATCATAACTGCGGCCGGTCGCCGTGATGGCAAAGGTCGTCGTCGGAACAGCGATATCGCCGCCGTCGATCTGGATCTGATCCAACGATCGCAGCGTGGTCTCGACGCCGTCGTCGACCAGCACGGCGCGACGACCATAATAAAGGTGTGCCAGATCGGGCAGCGCCGCCATGCGGCCAGCGATCGTCAGAGTCGTCTTGCCCTGCCCTGTCGCCATGTAGCCCGCCCGCCGGCCGCGAATTGCGAACGGATAGAGCCGGATTTCGGCGAAGCGCTCGCGCCACGCGGTCAACAGCGAGGCGTCTTGCTGCCGTGCGATCACGCCACGCGGCGGGATGAAGCTTTCGATGATCTCGGCGTCGACGAAGCTGAGATACTTCGCCATGCCGGGCCGAGTGCCTTTGAGGCCCTTCATGCCGTAAATCTCGGCGGTGATCCGGCGCATCTTCCATTCCGGCCAGTCGTCGTACCAGAGATCGACACCGCGGCCCCAGGCGAGGAAGGGTAGATGCGAAAGCGAACACTGAAACGGGTCGCGCATGCGCCGCAGTGCATCCACGTCG
Protein-coding sequences here:
- a CDS encoding phage tail protein I, whose amino-acid sequence is MIPSILPSLRPDYERETERLLHLVGATDVDALRRMRDPFQCSLSHLPFLAWGRGVDLWYDDWPEWKMRRITAEIYGMKGLKGTRPGMAKYLSFVDAEIIESFIPPRGVIARQQDASLLTAWRERFAEIRLYPFAIRGRRAGYMATGQGKTTLTIAGRMAALPDLAHLYYGRRAVLVDDGVETTLRSLDQIQIDGGDIAVPTTTFAITATGRSYDASVGRAAVGLMAATAKGRGRLIVINAAGNIGGAVIPAGFEGVAPLDMAPQRIYQRHPARMREATVAVRYRAAVGRMVAYSSQASRFIYDSWRLMDEARAGSDTHRAIGPIVGRMMPLLLPFNALLRINARFRATGRPAVAGMWGVGHMTAGRASDRIDRVGAAIYRSRSVRDTVKFTTATYRPRTVADLSFDHPVEWGGMVPINRSTL